The Elaeis guineensis isolate ETL-2024a chromosome 14, EG11, whole genome shotgun sequence genomic sequence GAATCAGTTAGTGATGATCCATTGGACTTCTCAAAGGAAAAAGATCAAAATAATAAAGATTCATGCAAGGAGCATATATGGCAAGATCAATTCACTAATataaagtcaatgatcaagataaagtcaatgatcaagatcaAGCCATGTGAAGATCATTTCCTTATTGATTTGCTTGATTCCTTGAAGTTCGCCATCAAATAGATGAACCATGCCTTATTGGAGGATCAAGCTTTTTGTAAAAGATCTTGGGGTGAGATCCATGAAGTGGAAGCAAATGATGTAGGACTGAATTGTATCACATTCAAAAGCCAATTTAAAGTTCTTTTATTTTAGACTTTAGATTGAAATCATTAGGCTTATTAAAGTCCAATAACAACCAATCAATGcggtatcataaaatatttaaatttttaagatgccCCAAAGGAGTCAACTTAGTATGTTAAGGGGAACGTTACTTTTCACATCATTGTAGTGTGAATAGTGATGCTGCAATATTTGTAGTATATTAGGGGTCAATAACTACTTTGTTTGAGCAAATTGTTTCTATCTTTGTAAAGAAGAGTCCAAAAGGGAGTAAAACTCATGAACTTGTGGATCAAGTTTTGGAGTCTCTATGAAGCGGATCAAGCAAAAGACTTGTATGCTGGTTTTTTATTGTGAAGGGAATGGAGGATTTAAGGCCAGGTTTGGCCCTTGTTTCATccctctctcttcccctcttttcctcctgttccttttTTTGTTACttattcctctcttttctctctccatcttcatcatcttcttcttcttctttatttcctAAATCTACTGTTTATCCCTGCTTCTTTTGGGCTTTGAGTAGATCATATTGCTGTCTACCGATCTTTGTATGCATTAACTTGATCGCGGATTTATATTTTCTTGTCCAATAGAgctttagattaggatttggttTATCTTCCCATGTAGGACATCCTAACTAGCATTCTTTTAAACAGCCATTACCCTAAATCTCAAGTTTTCTTATTGACTATCCTAATCTCAGAATATCGACATCGGGCTATAAAGTCCTTTATAATGCTAATCCTTTGCCTCAAGGTCCACTATTGCATGTAGGCACTTGCTGTCCTATATTAGATTGGCTTCCACTGAGGCTCAACATTAAGTTCTTACTTTTTAAGACCTTTTATGTATAAAATCTCTCACAAAACATCTGATGACATTTTTTGCCCCTCAGTGTCACTGTTGAtgacaatttttttagaaaactaTATTGAGATGAAGGCATGAGACAAGTTTGTAGACAAAGCAACTCTAGAAACCATATACGTTTTTCAACTTTGCTTGGTTTTACTTTAGGGGTGATTAACCACCTACAAACTTTTGTGGTCTCTTTGCCATTAGTAAACAATTTTAAGACTTGGTGCATTGTAAGTTTCCTTTGTTGGATAAACATTGCTTATTGGGAACATTAGCTACAGATTGCACccagaagaagaaagaggtaaaTCTAATATAACAAATCAAGGTATATTGATTGACATATGACTTTGGTGCTGTCTATTGATGCAATCAAATCCGTATTTTCCATACTTGTTTTGAGTAGATAACCTGTTATTGCAAAATGAGCTTGAGAGATTACTCCGATCAAGTCATAGATTCCAGCTCCATTAGGAAGTTAGCTTCTTTCTTCTGCTTTGGAAAGAGATTGGGTCTTTGTGTGTCAGCATAAACTTGACCTTGGAAGAATTAACCAAAAAGATTGCTGTTTAAGACGAATCTTCAGTACTGTATGATACTTTTTGTAGTTTTTTCACTGGTTCAGAGTTGTTCTTCATGTACTTCTGTTGATCTGAACTATACGAGCAAATTACTGTGCTAACAAAGTGTTACCTGACATATTATGACTGCATCAAGTTCCAAAGAAAGTAGGTTGATTCTCTCTGTCTCAATAGTGGCAGCAAGTCCATTCATGAAAAAGGAATTCTTGGACCACATCTTATTGGATTGAAGAGCCATATGAGTCATGCCTGGGCTGATAATGAGCAATCCCAAAAACAAAATGGGGAAAAGAACATGATAAAATGGTGGAATTTGGTGTAGGATTGACTTGAGGGCCATCTGATCAAGAGGCCAGACTCTCATCATCCAACTTGTACTAGATCAGATTGATATTTCATGACATAAATGACAGAACACAAGAATATATAATGTTGTCTTTGTTAATTGGGTGAAGTTTAGGGGCCTTGGCCAAATTCCAgcgatttagatataaaaaaaagTTTATCAGAACTTCAGGTTTAATTTATGGATGAAATATCCTGatattatgtattcttttcttaGGAATGTtaagttataattttaaattataattaaattatttagttAGATGTGATGTGCAGATTAAGTCTTTTAAGATTTTGATTGACCCATTTGATCTTGAGTATGCTTgtttatgcatatatgtatacatataaatatacatcAGCAAACTAACCTGTAAAATTGTTGCCAAAGGTGAGATAAAAGACAAAATTAACAGTTGTGTTTCTTTTCTTCCCCTACAAAATATCTATTATAATGgtagagggggggggggggtgagggAGCTTGTATGGGACATCAAATTTCTTTGTGGAGGACATATAGTCATTCATAACAGTTAAAAGAAAAATCGGTATTTGGGCAACTGAACTTAATGTTATGACATGGAGAACTTATTTCTGTATGTCTAATTTGTCTTACAAAGCATATTTGTCATAACTGGAGTCAtgcattcattaatttctcatgctCTTTATGAGTTGCTTATTCACTTGTACCATAACTATGACCTGGTTATGTGATTCCAGTTGTATGCTGGTTTTAGCAATGTAGCTATACTGTTTTCTGTTTTGCACATTTAAGAATGAATAAATCATAGGTGCATGTGAGTTGTTTTTGATTCTTCTTTATGCCAGAAAACTGGCTTTCCAAGAGTTCTTTGTGTGTTCAAGGAAAATGATGTTCCGTCATGATTATTGCATCCCATTCTTCAAAACTCAAAGTATTAAATGTAAAACTGCACATGGTAAGCTCCTACTAAAGTTTTTGATTCTCGCAGAAATGGATTCCAGAAACTGGATAAGATTAAAGACCCTAATAGACAGTCTAAGCAATTGGAGGAGCTCACAGGAAAAATGAGGGAATGCAAACGGTATGTCGAATTAAATTTTTGTTCAGTTTGTTCTATGCAAAAGAATTTATTTAAGCTATTCGAATTTTGAGTGAGCAACAAGTACATAAATGTAGCTTGCacttcatatacatcatatcaactCATCAGTTGTTTTACAAGTGACCAAATATAAGTTTATTGAAATGAGTGATGCCTTTGTAACATGTGTGTTTAACTATTTGGCTCCTTATTTTTTACAGGTTGATTAAAGAGTTTGATCGTGAAATTAAAGATGAAGAAAATCGAAATCCTCCTGAAGTGAATAAGCAACTTAATGAAAAGAAGCAATCCATGGTTGGTGATCTCTGCTTTGTGTTTTTGCATCTTTGCTCTCATCTTTCTCCATAATGTGATTAATTTACACTGTCAttgcagatcaaagagttgaacTCGTATGTTGCATTGAGAAAAACGTAAGTTTGAGATGATTATTAACTGTTGAAGATATATATTTCTCTCATTAATATAATTTTGATTGGTTCCTGTTGTCATATAGAAGTGCATCTTCAGGTTTAATAATAAAACCTTTAGTGCAACTTATGGTTTTCTGCAGGAATGTTAGCCATTTTGTGCTGGCTCTATTTGTGATCAATTTTGTTAGTTATCTATCATTATGAACATATATCACTAACTGAGCTATGGGCCCAATCCTATGAATGTAATTACAGTCTGCCTGTCTACTACATGCTTATTCTAAGAAGAACTTCTGACATTTTCTACTGATAAACATGTGTCAATAGTGTTGGTGTTAATCGTTTAAAAAGATATCTGTTCTTTTAGTCCAGATAGATACTGGCATACTACCTTATCAGGAAGAGGATATTCGTTGTTTAATTGTTTTATGTGGAGGGGTGTCCATGCTTGACATTCTATGATAATACTACATGCCCCTATAGATTTTTTGTGATTTACTCTACTGCTGTCCCTGTAattttttctgtttatttttcttgaGTATATTATATGGTTGACATAAGCAGAAGAAGGCTTGACTCAGCATGTGGTAAACAATCTTCTCCAGTGCTCATTTAAGTGAAAGTCTCATAAAACTTTTTCTGTGGTTGCAAAGAGGAGTACCTAAGAAAGTTTTAAGTTGATAAACGAACTCCTGTACAAATCTTTATGACATACAATAAAAAAAGCAAATTTAATGTGATCTATTAACCTAACATTGTTCTTTTATTTACAGGAGCTGAAGATTCTTAAGATGATTGAAATAACTCTAATAACTAATTTACTTGACTAGGTTATATAGGACCAACTTAGAtccaaatttaactacaaaacataGATTTGCTTTGGCAAGATGACTGTAGTCCTgaaatgtattttttttttcaaaagcaaATGGTTGCTGAATTAATTGTTCAATCAAGTTGTTGGCCCCTCAGAAGCCACATCATTCTTTCCTTATCTTTTGGTTAGAGAATAAAAGAAAACTCTTTCTCAAAAATTGGTGTACGgaaccttcctttttcctttataTTTTAGAAGTTGTCTATGTTGAGATAGTTTtcatcactattgtccatctttgatACCCCGAAAACATTATGCAACTGTAATATTAAAATAGTCAACTGCAAGTAGGTAAAACATGTTCCACTTGTTCCACTGATCCAATGTCAAATTCAATAACACAGTGAATTACCATTTTATCATTATTTCATCAAAAGATTGGTGTTGATTTCTAATGAGATGATGCTTTCGATAGTAGTAAATAAGTTGTAGTATCTGTACTTCTCATTTATTGTGTTTTTCAACTCCTTGAATGCTTTAAATTGATTTATAATGAAAAGCCACATAATATATGACATGGATTTACTTGGTAACTTAATATAACATTTTAAATGTTTTTTCTGAAAAATTTCATGTAACAATATGAAATGACACCTATATGATTTGTGCATTTTATCTAAGTCCTATGGTTTGTACACCATTATTTTGTGTACATTTAGCATTGTATTCCTATGTATACATGTTGATCTAATTCATGATCTGGCATATACAGAATAGAAAATTCATTCTCAATTCTATGAGAGTTTTTATGAAAGCATGTCATTTCTTCTCTTCCATGGATaagttgaatttttaaaaaaaggacATGCCACGCACGAGGCTCCCACCACTACGAAGTCTATGATGGACCCCCAATGTACACAGCCTTAGCCACGTATGGAGAGGCTATTTCCATATTTCAAGTCTATGGTACCTAGGTCATAATGGAACAACCTTACCATTGTGCAAAGGCCCACCCTCATGGTCAACTTGAATATATGGTTTTCAAAAAACGAACTTTTCTAGGATCTTTTAAGTGcaattttttcagaaaataagTATGGCCAAACTGCAGTAGctgataaattttgcaatgtatgtTGCACACTTAGTTTTTTGATGCATTGTGAACTGGTAAACGAAGAGCAAATTTGCAATGTTGTTTGCTGCAATAAGGGGATGTTGGGAAACATTATTTGGTGATTCTACCTAGAGAATACCTGTGAACTTGAAAACTGGAACTGAGCTAACCGATAAGTTAGATAACTTTGGGAGGTGCTAAATGTTCTTTATCGTCAACAAGATTAAACTGAACTTATGGATTAATCTAGGTCTATCTATTATATggttgcatatatttttttttgagaacagGTTGCATACATATTTATGCATAATTATCAGTCCCCCAGCTTTTATTTTGAGTGTCTGTATCTCTAGAAGTTAATTTTCATCTGTTTCCTTTTCTCCTTTTGGTTGCCTAGCTGTTCCTCATTTCAAAATGggaatatttttatcaaaccAAACATTAACATTTCTGCATGTTTACGTCTGATATTTAAGTATTTTGCATAGATATTTCTTACTTTGTTTTGTAGTCTTTATCTTCGATAATGAAAGTGTAGCTACTGAGCCAGATTTCCAGCCTTTCATTTTGCACTTATCTGGAACATTTGCATTTGTCTACCATTATTGGTTCTTCTATATTCTATCCAGGATATGAGTTGCAATGTGATTTCTTCTTGGTCCTTTGTTGATTAGTAAATATTCCTTGCAATCTGATATTCTGCAGGTACCAAAATAGCCTTGGTAACAAAAGAGTTGAACTCTTTGATATGGGTGCTGGAGGTAGCGATCCTGTAGCCGAGGACAATGTTCAAATGGCATCAGGTTATACTTGATCTTTACCTCATTTAGCAAGTTTTAAGGGGCATATCCTCTTCATGACCTAGTGTTCATTTATAGTATGATTTATCTATATCTTGCAATTCTTTTAAGTGGTGTTTGGTAAGCTGAAAGTTGGCTCAAATCCAATTGAAGCTCAGTACGTGAGAGGTACTGGAGTTGCATCCATAGGAGTTGGGGGACCTGCTGTGATTGTTCAATCAGGTGCTTATGTATAGTTGGAGACAAGGATTTACGTGCCTCCTGTGCCAGTCTGTATTGGCCAACATGCACCATGCTGAGCCAGTGCCATGATGGCACTTATTAACCTTTTTAAATGCTTTTgttaagaaatattttttgaattcttttattttaaatttaggcACAGCTCAGCACTCATGCTAGTGGGTGACTGTCACACCCAATGGCACCGACTTTTAAGACCTTGGTCAAAGATAATCTGGGAGGAGATAGTCTTTGCTTTTAAGTATGAGTTGAAGCATCTAAAGTGGGGAGGAGACCAAAGAAGACTTGGATAGAGGTAGTAAGGATTTGCAGGAACTTTTTATTTCGGAAGAGCTGGCCTTGTCATGAGTCATGATTCTTATGCCAGGCCCCATTTTTGTATGATAGGCTTGTTCTCTATATTTTCTGTCATCGATAGTGGATGATGATCATAATTGaccatttttattcaaaattctcTATAATAGATAAATCATATGTCTTGATCCTTCAGCTTAATGACTTTATGAATGGTTATAATTAAAGGTGTGGGTTTGCCTAAACTTCTTGAAAGGAAGCATGAGGTAGAAGTCAAGGATGAAATGGAAGCCAAGACTGGGTGATATAAGAGTCTGGAATGATAGGAAAAAGACTAACAAAATATATGTGGAATTTTAAGTTGTAAAGGGACAAACGGAAAAGGAAGTGTTCTAGCAAGTAGTGAGGTTAAAGTAGTCATTGGAAAGTATCCTCTGAAGTAGAGGAACAAAACAAATAAGAATAATGTAGACTTCATTTTTGGTCAATATGCACAATATTACTGCATTTTGAGTCCACTTTCATGGAAGAATGGTGCATATAGGCATGAGGATGGTTGTCAGAAACAACCACTTAAGCAGCCTCATCAATTGGCAACTCTCTCATCAGTGCTTGTGGTGGCCAGTGGAGAGAGGCTCAGATTCAAACTTCAGAGGTGGCACTcccaccatctctctctctcttaaaaacacacacatacaaaaaaaagaagaagaaaaagaaaactaaaGCATCCTCTATTCATGTCTATCTAGTGGGAACTTAAATTGTTTGTTTAGACGTCTTGGAAAAGATTGTCTGTCTTAAATTTCTTTCTAGTTTCAAACTGATTCCTTTTAAGTCACCAATCTAAGGGGCTATTTAGCCATTAAATGGTTTCAATCATTGCCATAGGTAACCCTATGGTTTAGTGGATATTTGTTTCAATCATTGCCATAAGTAACCCTATGCTCTGCCCAACATGCATTTCTAACATCTCCGTGCATTAATCCAAGTTGATTGCTAAATGCAGCTGAATAGCTGATTGGCTTTTGTTGAGATAGGGCCGAAGGGGACGGCACTAACATTGACAGTCATGTAATGTGCACAAAGggcttttttttttgtggtcTCATGTGGTAATACCTGAACCTTTTtttgtcaatatatatattttcttcctTTTAAGAATTCCAAGGTAGACTGTAATTTGTACCAGGCTTGTGGACATGCATGTGCATGAAGATAGAATACATAGCCCTCAAGTCTCCATGTTTGGATATATGGGTTTTTGTGCAACCATTACCTGTAGCTGCTTGGCTATGCAACCCTAGTATCTGTACATCCTTGGCCTTAGATCTAGTGCCATGAAAATTATTTAGTTTGCACCATTCTGTCGTTAgccaaaagaaaattaaaaaataaaaagggctTAGAGCTTCCTCTATTATGGAAAAAAGGTTGGACCAATTCTCCAGACAGCTTTATGATTTATGGTCCAATAGTAGCGGGTTCCTTCATCATTTCTTTTTGCTAATTTGATTTTAAGCTTCTTGACTTTCTCAAAACTGATGTAACCTGAAGTCATTTTCACTGAGCTTCTTGATATTCTGTTGTCTTGCAGCAATGTCTAATCAAGAGCTTATAGATGCTGGAATGAAGAAGATGGATGAGACTGATCAAGCAATTGAACGTTCAAAAATGGTATAATGCAATATCTTGTGGAAACAACCTTCCTGCCATTCATCTTTCTGATGATTCTCATGATAAAGTTGACTTGTAGGTTGTTGAGCAAACCATTGAAGTAGGAGCTCAAACTGCTGTGAATCTTAAAGGCCAAGTAAGTAAATGCTAGTATTTCTATTCTACCTTCCAAATTGGAAAGTCTTTGAGATCAATTGTTGTGCTAGGTTTGCTTGCCTTCTAGCTTAGCCTTTTAGAGCAGTGTCTGAGCCCAAATTTTTGACTCTTGGACTGAGCTCAACTGGTAAACTGGGCCCAGAGGTTGAGACAAGCTTGGTTGGTCAGTTTTAGTTTAAGTTCATTTTGCTTTGACATTTTCAGTTGTTATATATGTAAAgaattcaaaaattaatatagTTGAAAAATCATGAATTGAACATCATTTTAACTTATTTCACTAAAAAGAAGTGCTTGTAAGTGTTATCTGCTTAGTTTATGTGAAAAGTTTATTTTATTATTTGGAAATCAGGGACCTAGGATTTTGGACTTAAGTGGACACCTGATTTTATGAGCTTAGTCAAGCCAAGCCTGTGCTAGAGAATACCAGAAGAATGGAGCCTACTGAGCCACATGAAATTTAGCCCAGCTGAACTTTGCTCTTCATGGCTCATTAACATCTTAGTAGTATAAAATGCCAGCTGGAATGTAGCGGAGTCATGTTAAGGACATCCCTTGTCTCAAGTTCTGCAGTCTctgttgttttttcttttttctaaagtatttaatttgtaattttgcagaCTGAACAGATGGGTCGAATTGTTAATGAGTTGGATACTATTCAGTTTTCTATTAAGAAGGCTTCTCAGCTGGTGAAAGAGATTGGTAGGCAGGTTGTCCTCGTGATCTTTATGCTTGATGTTCCCTTATTTCTTTTCATTATAACTTTGACTAGGCCAGTTTTTAACCATTATACTTCATCATTCCAGGTGGCTACCGACAAGTGCATCATGGCTCTTCTATTTCTCATTGTTTGTGGTGTCATTGCAATTATCATTGTGAAGGTAATTTTGTTTTTGTGGTTTCTTTCTCCAAGCCTGGatgatttattttcttttcacttACTAGGAGACTGGAGCTTCCTTTATGTGacttaaaatttaagattttaatttgaaCA encodes the following:
- the LOC105036116 gene encoding novel plant SNARE 13 encodes the protein MASDLPMSAELEQISGEITDIFRALQNGFQKLDKIKDPNRQSKQLEELTGKMRECKRLIKEFDREIKDEENRNPPEVNKQLNEKKQSMIKELNSYVALRKTYQNSLGNKRVELFDMGAGGSDPVAEDNVQMASAMSNQELIDAGMKKMDETDQAIERSKMVVEQTIEVGAQTAVNLKGQTEQMGRIVNELDTIQFSIKKASQLVKEIGRQVATDKCIMALLFLIVCGVIAIIIVKIVNPHNKDIRDIPGLAPPAPASRRLLSVEAFKGFQ